A DNA window from Actinomycetota bacterium contains the following coding sequences:
- a CDS encoding glucose-6-phosphate isomerase, with protein MTASTTTVSVDIADTSLAAAAAPLAAQLVEDKVASKLTAQDPTLWGVDAEQEAAIRLGWTTLHVTSRQLIGEITDLHTELQAEGIDRVVLAGMGGSSLAPEVIAATEPVTLTVLDTTDPGQVADALAGDLTRTVLVVSSKSGGTAETESQRRIFAAAFAEEGIDPASRMVVVTDPGSPLAELATQEGYRKVFLADPTVGGRYSALTAFGLVPAGLAGADVARLLDQATA; from the coding sequence ATGACGGCATCTACGACCACGGTTTCCGTCGACATCGCCGACACCTCGCTGGCAGCGGCAGCGGCGCCGCTCGCGGCCCAGCTCGTCGAGGACAAGGTCGCATCGAAGCTCACGGCGCAGGATCCGACGCTGTGGGGCGTCGACGCCGAGCAGGAGGCGGCGATCCGGCTGGGCTGGACGACGTTGCATGTGACGTCGCGGCAGCTCATCGGCGAGATCACCGACCTCCACACCGAGCTCCAGGCAGAGGGCATCGACCGCGTCGTGCTCGCGGGTATGGGCGGGTCCTCACTCGCACCCGAGGTCATCGCGGCGACCGAGCCGGTGACGCTGACCGTGCTCGACACCACCGATCCGGGTCAGGTCGCCGACGCACTGGCGGGTGACCTCACCCGCACGGTGCTCGTCGTGTCGTCGAAGTCCGGCGGCACCGCCGAGACGGAGAGCCAGCGGCGCATCTTCGCCGCGGCGTTCGCGGAGGAGGGCATCGACCCCGCGAGCCGCATGGTCGTCGTGACCGACCCCGGCTCGCCGTTGGCGGAGCTGGCCACCCAGGAGGGCTACCGCAAGGTCTTCCTGGCCGACCCGACCGTGGGCGGGCGGTACTCGGCGCTGACGGCGTTCGGGCTGGTGCCCGCCGGGCTGGCAGGGGCCGACGTGGCGCGGCTGCTGGACCAGGCCACGGC